The following proteins are encoded in a genomic region of Populus nigra chromosome 16, ddPopNigr1.1, whole genome shotgun sequence:
- the LOC133675810 gene encoding inorganic pyrophosphatase TTM1-like isoform X1: MAQDTTSPGVESPRRRSGLLRDQVQAVKKDSDRYEIVPIGETLSFEKGFFIVIRACQLLAQKNDGLILVGVAGPSGAGKTVFTEKVLNFMPSIAVITMDNYNDSSRIIDGNFDDPRLTDYNTLLDNIHGLKAGEPVQVPIYDFKTSSRIGYRTVEVPSSRIVIIEGIYALSERLRPLLDLRVSVTGGVHFDLVKRVLRDIQRAGQEPEEIIHQISETVYPMYKAFIEPDLQTAHIKIINKFNPFSGFQNPTYILKSTRSVTVEQIKTILSEEYKETREETYDIYLLPPGEDPEACQSYLRMRNRDGKYNLMFEEWVTDSPFIISPRITFEVSVRLLGGLMALGYTIATILKRSSHIFCDDRVSIKTDWLEQLNRHYVQVQGKERLYVKYVAEQLGLDGSYVPRTYIEQIQLEKLVNDVMALPDDLKTKLSIDDDLVSSPKEALSRASADRRNKYLGRSLSLSYSNQREKNLSKLTRLAVNNRRFDGRTVESPAAVANQGVITQLSEQISTLNERMDEFTSRIEELNSKFSTRKVSASQQNLALQGEPCNGSGPTSLFVTGLGNGSLTGSILPNSSSSSQLTRESPLMEEVLLIARGQRQIMHQLDNLTNLLHEHRGERSRADTINSTADIDSITFPLILTLAIGGLGVLLFSSMTSRK; the protein is encoded by the exons ATGGCTCAAGATACTACTTCTCCGGGTGTTGAGTCACCTAGGCGGCGTTCCGGTCTCTTGAGAGATCAGGTCCAAGCGGTTAAAAAGGACTCTGATCGCTATGAGATTGTTCCAATTGGAGAAACATTGTCGTTTGAGAAAGGTTTCTTTATAGTAATCCGTGCATGCCAGTTGCTTGCCCAAAAGAATGATGGATTAATATTAGTTGGAGTAGCAGGTCCTTCTGGCGCCGGAAAGACTGTGTTCACTGAGAAGGTGCTCAACTTTATGCCCAGTATTGCTGTCATAACCATGGATAACTACAATGATTCAAGTCGAATCATTGATGGAAACTTTGATG ACCCACGGTTGACGGATTATAATACACTTCTCGATAATATACATGGTTTAAAAGCAGGGGAACCTGTTCAGGTTCCCATATACGACTTCAAGACTAGCTCTCGCATAGGTTACAG GACTGTAGAAGTCCCTAGCTCCCGCATTGTGATTATTGAAGGCATCTATGCCTTAAGTGAAAGACTGCGACCTTTGTTAGATCTTCGGGTGTCTGTCACTGGTGGTGTTCATTTTGACCTTGTCAAAAGGGTTTTGCGAGATATTCAACGTGCTGGCCAAGAGCCTGAAGAAATAATTCATCAAATCTCAGAAACG GTTTATCCCATGTATAAGGCTTTTATTGAGCCAGATCTCCAAACCGcacacattaaaatcatcaacaagTTTAATCCTTTCTCGGGGTTTCAGAACCCAACTtacattttaaag TCAACAAGGTCAGTGACAGTTGAACAGATTAAGACCATTCTTTCTGAAGAATACAAGGAAACAAGGGAGGAAACTTATGACATATATCTTCTACCACCTGGTGAAGATCCTGAAGCATGTCAATCATATCTAAGAATGAGAAACAGGGATGGAAAATACAATCTCATGTTTGAG GAATGGGTTACAGATAGTCCATTTATAATCTCACCTAGGATAACCTTTGAAGTTAGCGTACGTCTTCTTGGAGGGTTGATGGCATTGGGGTACACAATTGCAACCATCCTGAAAAGAAGCAGTCATATCTTCTGTGATGATAGGGTTTCCATCAAAACTGACTGGCTAGAACAACTTAATCGCCACTATGTTCAG GTGCAAGGTAAAGAGCGTTTGTACGTTAAATATGTTGCGGAGCAGCTAGGCTTGGATGGCTCATATGTTCCTCGCACATACATAGAACAGATTCAGCTAGAGAAGCTTGTGAATGATGTCATG GCATTGCCAGATGATTTGAAGACAAAGCTCAGCATCGACGATGATTTGGTTTCAAGCCCTAAAGAAGCCCTTTCCAGAGCTTCTGCAGACAGGAGAAATAAGTATCTGGGCCG CAGTTTGTCACTCTCATATTCAAATCAACGGGAGAAGAATCTGTCCAAGCTGACAAGACTTGCTGTTAATAATAGAAGATTTGATGGAAGAACTGTAGAGTCACCTGCTGCAGTTGCCAACCAG GGTGTCATTACTCAACTCTCTGAGCAAATTTCCACACTGAATGAGAGGATGGATGAGTTTACATCTCGCATCGAGGAGCTCAATTCCAAGTTTTCCACCAGAAAAGTTTCAGCTAGCCAACAAAATTTGGCTTTGCAGGGCGAACCCTGCAATGGATCTGGACCAACTTCTCTATTTGTTACTGGCTTGGGAAATGGCTCGCTAACTGGATCGATACTgccaaattcttcatcttcttcccaGTTAACTAGGGAGTCTCCACTAATGGAAGAG GTTCTTCTAATTGCACGGGGACAGCGTCAAATAATGCACCAATTAGATAATTTAACCAATCTTCTGCATGAACACCGGGGAGAGAGGTCTCGTGCAGATACTATAAACAGTACAGCCGACATTGATTCCATCACCTTTCCGCTTATTTTAACTTTAGCAATTGGGGGCTTAGGTGTGCTTCTGTTCAGCAGTATGACCTccagaaaatga
- the LOC133676234 gene encoding protein MIS12 homolog isoform X2 codes for MEGSESEAVFESLNLNPQLFINETLNTVDDLLDDAFHFFHQEASTLLKTDGTSRSQFISEGIAYIRDMIQSDLDTRLGMWEKYCLHHVFAVPEGFSLPQTESQAETFTCQDLLSDPDLDAQLDILRNRLTMVGKESSELNHELQALERQSASSDHCAELVSEALLLYDQASTQDMYQDMLSTMSELHEKMEKLRTRRVENLECIRARRINDPNRDLLASNYRKGLPNATVEDIQEFMADLKHM; via the exons ATGGAAGGCAGTGAAAGCGAGGCAGTGTTCGAATCCCTAAATCTGAACCCCCAACTTTTCATCAACGAAACCCTAAACACCGTCGACGATTTGCTGGACGACGCTTTCCATTTCTTCCACCA GGAAGCATCAACCCTTTTGAAAACTGACGGCACTAGTAGATCCCAATTTATAAgcgag GGAATTGCTTACATCCGCGATATGATACAATCGGACTTGGATACGCGGTTGGGTATGTGGGAGAAGTACTGTCTTCACCATGTTTTTGCGGTTCCTGAGGGTTTCTCTTTACCTCAAACT GAATCACAAGCTGAAACTTTCACGTGTCAAGATTTGCTTTCTGATCCTGATCTGGATGCACAGTTGGATATCTTGAGAAACAGGCTTACTATG GTAGGAAAGGAGTCTTCTGAGCTGAATCATGAGCTCCAAGCCTTGGAAAGGCAATCCGCTTCAAGTGATCATTGTGCAGAACTTGTCAGTGAGGCCCTGCTATTATATGACCAAGCCTCCACGCAAGACATGTATCAAG ATATGCTGTCAACCATGTCCGAACTTCATGAAAAAATGGAGAAGCTGAGGACCAGAAGGGTGGAAAACTTAGAATGCATTAGAGCAAGGAGGATTAATGATCCGAACAGAGATTTATTGGCATCAAATTACAGGAAGG gtCTCCCAAATGCAACAGTGGAGGATATTCAAGAATTTATGGCTGATTTAAAGCATATGTGA
- the LOC133675810 gene encoding inorganic pyrophosphatase TTM1-like isoform X2, whose product MAQDTTSPGVESPRRRSGLLRDQVQAVKKDSDRYEIVPIGETLSFEKGFFIVIRACQLLAQKNDGLILVGVAGPSGAGKTVFTEKVLNFMPSIAVITMDNYNDSSRIIDGNFDDPRLTDYNTLLDNIHGLKAGEPVQVPIYDFKTSSRIGYRTVEVPSSRIVIIEGIYALSERLRPLLDLRVSVTGGVHFDLVKRVLRDIQRAGQEPEEIIHQISETVYPMYKAFIEPDLQTAHIKIINKFNPFSGFQNPTYILKSTRSVTVEQIKTILSEEYKETREETYDIYLLPPGEDPEACQSYLRMRNRDGKYNLMFEEWVTDSPFIISPRITFEVSVRLLGGLMALGYTIATILKRSSHIFCDDRVSIKTDWLEQLNRHYVQVQGKERLYVKYVAEQLGLDGSYVPRTYIEQIQLEKLVNDVMALPDDLKTKLSIDDDLVSSPKEALSRASADRRNKYLGRLSLSYSNQREKNLSKLTRLAVNNRRFDGRTVESPAAVANQGVITQLSEQISTLNERMDEFTSRIEELNSKFSTRKVSASQQNLALQGEPCNGSGPTSLFVTGLGNGSLTGSILPNSSSSSQLTRESPLMEEVLLIARGQRQIMHQLDNLTNLLHEHRGERSRADTINSTADIDSITFPLILTLAIGGLGVLLFSSMTSRK is encoded by the exons ATGGCTCAAGATACTACTTCTCCGGGTGTTGAGTCACCTAGGCGGCGTTCCGGTCTCTTGAGAGATCAGGTCCAAGCGGTTAAAAAGGACTCTGATCGCTATGAGATTGTTCCAATTGGAGAAACATTGTCGTTTGAGAAAGGTTTCTTTATAGTAATCCGTGCATGCCAGTTGCTTGCCCAAAAGAATGATGGATTAATATTAGTTGGAGTAGCAGGTCCTTCTGGCGCCGGAAAGACTGTGTTCACTGAGAAGGTGCTCAACTTTATGCCCAGTATTGCTGTCATAACCATGGATAACTACAATGATTCAAGTCGAATCATTGATGGAAACTTTGATG ACCCACGGTTGACGGATTATAATACACTTCTCGATAATATACATGGTTTAAAAGCAGGGGAACCTGTTCAGGTTCCCATATACGACTTCAAGACTAGCTCTCGCATAGGTTACAG GACTGTAGAAGTCCCTAGCTCCCGCATTGTGATTATTGAAGGCATCTATGCCTTAAGTGAAAGACTGCGACCTTTGTTAGATCTTCGGGTGTCTGTCACTGGTGGTGTTCATTTTGACCTTGTCAAAAGGGTTTTGCGAGATATTCAACGTGCTGGCCAAGAGCCTGAAGAAATAATTCATCAAATCTCAGAAACG GTTTATCCCATGTATAAGGCTTTTATTGAGCCAGATCTCCAAACCGcacacattaaaatcatcaacaagTTTAATCCTTTCTCGGGGTTTCAGAACCCAACTtacattttaaag TCAACAAGGTCAGTGACAGTTGAACAGATTAAGACCATTCTTTCTGAAGAATACAAGGAAACAAGGGAGGAAACTTATGACATATATCTTCTACCACCTGGTGAAGATCCTGAAGCATGTCAATCATATCTAAGAATGAGAAACAGGGATGGAAAATACAATCTCATGTTTGAG GAATGGGTTACAGATAGTCCATTTATAATCTCACCTAGGATAACCTTTGAAGTTAGCGTACGTCTTCTTGGAGGGTTGATGGCATTGGGGTACACAATTGCAACCATCCTGAAAAGAAGCAGTCATATCTTCTGTGATGATAGGGTTTCCATCAAAACTGACTGGCTAGAACAACTTAATCGCCACTATGTTCAG GTGCAAGGTAAAGAGCGTTTGTACGTTAAATATGTTGCGGAGCAGCTAGGCTTGGATGGCTCATATGTTCCTCGCACATACATAGAACAGATTCAGCTAGAGAAGCTTGTGAATGATGTCATG GCATTGCCAGATGATTTGAAGACAAAGCTCAGCATCGACGATGATTTGGTTTCAAGCCCTAAAGAAGCCCTTTCCAGAGCTTCTGCAGACAGGAGAAATAAGTATCTGGGCCG TTTGTCACTCTCATATTCAAATCAACGGGAGAAGAATCTGTCCAAGCTGACAAGACTTGCTGTTAATAATAGAAGATTTGATGGAAGAACTGTAGAGTCACCTGCTGCAGTTGCCAACCAG GGTGTCATTACTCAACTCTCTGAGCAAATTTCCACACTGAATGAGAGGATGGATGAGTTTACATCTCGCATCGAGGAGCTCAATTCCAAGTTTTCCACCAGAAAAGTTTCAGCTAGCCAACAAAATTTGGCTTTGCAGGGCGAACCCTGCAATGGATCTGGACCAACTTCTCTATTTGTTACTGGCTTGGGAAATGGCTCGCTAACTGGATCGATACTgccaaattcttcatcttcttcccaGTTAACTAGGGAGTCTCCACTAATGGAAGAG GTTCTTCTAATTGCACGGGGACAGCGTCAAATAATGCACCAATTAGATAATTTAACCAATCTTCTGCATGAACACCGGGGAGAGAGGTCTCGTGCAGATACTATAAACAGTACAGCCGACATTGATTCCATCACCTTTCCGCTTATTTTAACTTTAGCAATTGGGGGCTTAGGTGTGCTTCTGTTCAGCAGTATGACCTccagaaaatga
- the LOC133676234 gene encoding protein MIS12 homolog isoform X1: MEGSESEAVFESLNLNPQLFINETLNTVDDLLDDAFHFFHQEASTLLKTDGTSRSQFISEGIAYIRDMIQSDLDTRLGMWEKYCLHHVFAVPEGFSLPQTKESQAETFTCQDLLSDPDLDAQLDILRNRLTMVGKESSELNHELQALERQSASSDHCAELVSEALLLYDQASTQDMYQDMLSTMSELHEKMEKLRTRRVENLECIRARRINDPNRDLLASNYRKGLPNATVEDIQEFMADLKHM; encoded by the exons ATGGAAGGCAGTGAAAGCGAGGCAGTGTTCGAATCCCTAAATCTGAACCCCCAACTTTTCATCAACGAAACCCTAAACACCGTCGACGATTTGCTGGACGACGCTTTCCATTTCTTCCACCA GGAAGCATCAACCCTTTTGAAAACTGACGGCACTAGTAGATCCCAATTTATAAgcgag GGAATTGCTTACATCCGCGATATGATACAATCGGACTTGGATACGCGGTTGGGTATGTGGGAGAAGTACTGTCTTCACCATGTTTTTGCGGTTCCTGAGGGTTTCTCTTTACCTCAAACT AAGGAATCACAAGCTGAAACTTTCACGTGTCAAGATTTGCTTTCTGATCCTGATCTGGATGCACAGTTGGATATCTTGAGAAACAGGCTTACTATG GTAGGAAAGGAGTCTTCTGAGCTGAATCATGAGCTCCAAGCCTTGGAAAGGCAATCCGCTTCAAGTGATCATTGTGCAGAACTTGTCAGTGAGGCCCTGCTATTATATGACCAAGCCTCCACGCAAGACATGTATCAAG ATATGCTGTCAACCATGTCCGAACTTCATGAAAAAATGGAGAAGCTGAGGACCAGAAGGGTGGAAAACTTAGAATGCATTAGAGCAAGGAGGATTAATGATCCGAACAGAGATTTATTGGCATCAAATTACAGGAAGG gtCTCCCAAATGCAACAGTGGAGGATATTCAAGAATTTATGGCTGATTTAAAGCATATGTGA